The Deltaproteobacteria bacterium sequence TAACCGGAAAGCCCCCCGCTCTGGAGCAGGAGCTTCGCATGGAGCAGGTTCCGGAGTTCACGGCTGATCATACCCAGAATCATCAGAGGGGACACACCCTGTAGGAGCAAATCCTGAAAAACGCGGAGGCTTCCGGCGAGATTCCGCTCCGTCATGGCCGCAACGAGTGCGAAAACCGAATCCTCCCTGGATTTGCCGACAACCGCTTCGACATCCTCCGCACTTATCCGCTTCCGGTCACCGACGAAAACCATCAACTTTTCGACGGCCTGAATGGATTCACGGAGCTGGAAACCCGTTTTCCGCCCCAGGGTTTCCCATGCCTCGCCCGTCAGGGTTTTCCCGCAAGAGGCCAGCATCTTACGGGCCTGGTTCATCAGGCGCTCCTTTTGCCTCTGCTCCGTCCTGACTTTGGGAAAGTGCAGAACGACACCCTGTTCCGAGATGAACCTGAACATCTTCTTCCGGCGATCCACCGCCTCCGCGACAAGAATCAGGTGATTCTCCGGCGGTATCCGGGAACGCAGCAGCTCCGCCAGGTATTCCTCCCGGCCGCCCCTGATCGCCCTTCCGTTCCCTCCCTGATCCATGGACAGGGCAACCAGTCGGGGCAGCCAAGTTTCGCGGTCATCCTTTTCGTCTCTTCCGATCAGACGGTTCCAGGCCTCGCCCGAAATCGTTCTCCACCCGTCGTCCTGCAGATCTTCCAACTTCCAGCCGGTCATATCCAGAAAGGTCAGAAAGGCCGCCACCGCTCTTGCGGGGTTCTTCTCCAGCTGTTCCCGCATGGTCCTCACCAGCGCCCCCGCCGTCTGTTTTGAGTGAAAGAGGTGCGTATCATGCACTACGACCAGTTTACGACCGGCAAGCAGGGGCGGGAGCACCAGGGTAGCCGACAGCCGCTCCAGTTCGTCCGGCCCCCCGGACATGACAAACAGATTCAGTTCCCGATCGGCTTCGGGCATGATTGCCGCTGTTATTTCTTCCAGCGCTTCCGCAACGAGGTACTCCTCCTCCCCGTAGAGCAGGTAAACGGGGCTGATCTTTCCTTTTGCGATATCGCCAAGGGCGCGACGATACCCTGTTCCTGATGTATCCGTAACCATGGGACAACACCATCGGACCGCTTGGCCCGCGGCATGGAGCGCAGGCTGTGATCCCGGGGAAAGGCTGGACCGCCCGATGACGCCCCCGTCGATAACCGAGGTCACGCCGGCCTCGATCACCACGGGACGCCCTCAGGGCTCCGTCCGGCTAGATGATGACGAACTTCTTGATATGCCTGACGATTTCGTCGGGGTCGTCTATGACCTGAATCAACTCCATATCAACGGGAAGGATCATGTCCCCTTTCAGCATGCTGTTTTTCAACCAGTTGACGAGACCTCGCCAGTAATCACTCCCCATGAGTATGACAGGAAACGCTTTGATCCGCCTGGTCTGAATCAGGGTCAGGGCTTCAAACAGTTCATCCATCGTTCCGTAACCGCCCGGAAGAATAACATAGGCCATGGCGTATTTGATGAACATGACCTTGCGAATGAA is a genomic window containing:
- the holA gene encoding DNA polymerase III subunit delta, translated to MVIEAGVTSVIDGGVIGRSSLSPGSQPALHAAGQAVRWCCPMVTDTSGTGYRRALGDIAKGKISPVYLLYGEEEYLVAEALEEITAAIMPEADRELNLFVMSGGPDELERLSATLVLPPLLAGRKLVVVHDTHLFHSKQTAGALVRTMREQLEKNPARAVAAFLTFLDMTGWKLEDLQDDGWRTISGEAWNRLIGRDEKDDRETWLPRLVALSMDQGGNGRAIRGGREEYLAELLRSRIPPENHLILVAEAVDRRKKMFRFISEQGVVLHFPKVRTEQRQKERLMNQARKMLASCGKTLTGEAWETLGRKTGFQLRESIQAVEKLMVFVGDRKRISAEDVEAVVGKSREDSVFALVAAMTERNLAGSLRVFQDLLLQGVSPLMILGMISRELRNLLHAKLLLQSGGLSGYRFDMDYGEFQRKIQPVLKGLSLQGGGKEAGFVSQHPFAVYQSLKNSGRFTHERLINHLDHLVRVDILMKSTGQDERLLMERFLIGVCSGQ